A genomic stretch from Lepisosteus oculatus isolate fLepOcu1 chromosome 7, fLepOcu1.hap2, whole genome shotgun sequence includes:
- the LOC102682316 gene encoding proline and serine-rich protein 2, producing the protein MPRGHSDPSSLSMDLHLSSAPRLHYGINGNLNNIQRHSLSRNSHLEDDALQHLSQEEKECILFFEETIDSLDEEPEDPDLSSGSSTPVEDCPTPASAEDRSPVLKEPDIIDLVQMNSQPPVLREPVYQPHVTDFRSISTTPESHFEIKPKRELMKSYSSEFVFPPLPPPVADHETDSFHYPAYHPVGSIPTPVLIAQKIAESQRGSGPLSPTPLPPERRSLEPEKSPPPSPDYPGKPGPATGRKPSRYPGNINVTNSTKDYNQTIAKAAVKVQERKAQVLANLTGGPLSPDESSEERQTRNLPARSFSFRDPAPEQSRLEALSKLGLTKEHTPAGPSVGKPKVVSSTSVSPGKVETFSTDCHSVSNPKAAAVPCSSSPKPVVASRPDPRNLDIKVSPISRHSGAHSFQVTNTATLEPRGPLSPELRRARSSTKSAFRPQGITVQFSGRGATDESRREALRKLGLLKNTS; encoded by the exons GAGGATGATGCCCTGCAGCACCTGAGCCAGGAGGAGAAGGAGTGCATCCTGTTCTTTGAGGAGACCATCGACTCCCTGGACGAAGAGCCGGAGGACCCAGATCTCTCCTCGGGGAGCAGTACTCCAGTGGAAGACTGCCCTACTCCAGCTTCTGCTGAAGACAGGAGTCCAGTCCTTAAGGAGCCGGACATCATTGACTTGGTGCAGATGAACTCTCAGCCCCCAGTGCTCAGGGAGCCAGTGTACCAGCCACATGTCACAG attttagGAGCATCTCCACGACCCCAGAATCACATTTCGAGATCAAACCGAAACGGGAGTTGATGAAAAGCTACTCCTCTGAGTTTGTTTTTCCTCCTCTGCCTCCTCCTGTGGCAGATCACGAAACCGATTCCTTTCATTATCCCGCCTACCATCCTGTTGGCTCCATTCCCACACCTGTCCTCATTGCCCAGAAGATCGCAGAGAGCCAGAGAGGGAGTGGGCCTTTATCCCCCACCCCCCTACCCCCTGAGAGAAGAAGCCTGGAACCGGAGAAGAGCCCTCCCCCTTCTCCAGACTACCCAGGCAAACCGGGTCCCGCCACTGGGAGAAAACCCAGCAGGTACCCAGGCAACATCAACGTCACAAACAGCACCAAGGACTATAACCAAACCATTGCCAAAGCAGCTGTCAAAGTTCAAGAACGTAAAGCACAGGTTCTGGCCAACTTAACAGGCGGACCTCTCTCGCCAGACGAGTCATCAGAAGAGAGGCAAACAAGAAACCTTCCGGCACGGAGCTTTTCCTTCAGAGATCCAGCACCTGAGCAGTCAAGGCTGGAGGCTTTGTCTAAACTGGGCCTGACAAAAGAACATACCCCGGCAGGCCCCAGCGTCGGCAAACCCAAGGTTGTGTCGTCCACTTCAGTTTCACCAGGCAAGGTGGAAACTTTTTCTACTGACTGTCACAGCGTCAGTAATCCCAAAGCAGCAGCTGTCCCGTGTAGTTCAAGCCCCAAGCCAGTCGTCGCAAGCAGACCCGATCCCCGCAACTTGGACATCAAAGTTTCTCCAATTTCCCGCCACAGTGGTGCTCACAGTTTTCAGGTCACCAACACGGCAACCCTAGAACCAAGGGGACCCCTGTCTCCAGAGCTAAGGAGAGCTCGCTCTTCAACCAAGTCAGCATTCAGACCTCAGGGAATTACAGTGCAGTTCTCTGGCAGAGGAGCTACCGACGAGTCGCGCAGAGAAGCCCTGAGGAAACTTGGCCTTCTGAAGAACACATCTTGA